In Cyanobacteriota bacterium, the DNA window GTCCTCTGCTCAATTCCCCCACACCAGCGGATATTAGCCGCTTTGCCCAACCCAGCATTAGCCTGCGGGCAGGACTAACTTGGCGATTTTGAAGTAACTAATAGGCATGGGGTGCATATCATCCCATGCGTGACCATTAAGCCACACCTGTAACTGACGCTAAGACTGAGGAAAAATCCATGACCACGCAACTGCAACCTGTGAAATTCCTAGTGATTAGTTTGCTGCTCAGTTGGTTGACGATCGCGTGTAGCCAACCCGTCAGCCAGTCACCAGCCTCACCAGACTCGTCATCCCCGGCAGCCCAAGCTTCTTCCCCTGAGACCACTGCCTCTCCCACTGCCCCAGCCGCAGAAATCTCCAGGGTAGTTGCCCTAACTTCCCTTTCTGCTGATATCATCCACCGCTTGGATAGCACCAAGTTGGTGGGCATCTCTGGCAGTCGCTTGTTGGCCAAAAATCCAGCCATGAAGGATATTCCCCGTGTCAGCGAAGGACAAACTCCACCCAGTCTGGAGAAAATTGTGGCCCTAAAGCCAGATTTGGTTATCGGGGCAGCCGGGTTCCATGACCAAATCTTAGCCAAGCTAAAGGAACTGGGAATCCGTACCCTCACGACGGAAGTTAGGGATTGGCAAGCCCTGCAAACCCTCACCCGCGACTTGGCCAGAGCAATTCAAGCTGATCCAGAACCGCTGCTTAACGCCTACCAAACCTTCTTGTCTAGCAAGCCTACCAACGCTGGGTCTACGCTGGTGTTAGTCAGTGCCCAACCCATCCTGTCTCCCAATAAAACCAGTTGGGCTGGTGACTTGTTGACCCAGTTTCAAATCAAGAATCTAGCTGCTGACCTGCAAGGACAAAGCCCTCAGCGGGGTTATGTGACCCTCTCTCCAGAGAAGGTGCTAGAGGCTAATCCGGAAGTGCTGATTTTGGTGGATGTGGGGGATGGCACCGTGGAAAAACTCAAAGCGGCTCCCTTCTGGAAGCAGTTACGGGCAGTAGCTAACGATCGCGTTTACGTCTTCGACTACTACGGTCTGGTCAACCCCGGCAGCATCGATGCAATTCAGAAGGCTTGCCAGCAATTACAGCAGGTCGCTACTGCTAAATCCTAGTCCTGGCCTAACTAAAAAAGAAGAGGGCAAGCGCCAACTTGCCCCAACCTTATCGACATTAATCGACCCCTCCATCATATGAAATCCAACCTGGTTTTGATCAGTAATGTGGCTCAAGATAGGTCTGACCATCTCTCTAGCAGACTGTCAGGGGGGTTGCCCAGCCAGTGGTGGCGGTGTCAGGGCCGGTTTTGACCACTATGAAATTTGACCACAAAGGCACGAAGAGCACGAAGATTTGTTTCAATCCCCCGCAGCATAGTGGTAGTTGCGAAACAGACCGTAGGGGCGCACGGCTGTGCGCCCTTGAAGTTTCTGTCCCCTTGCGGGGTGGTGGTTGTGAAACACCTGGGTGGCGATCGCCATCCAAGCGAGAAAACTCACTAGCCAAAGGTTGTGGCCAACATACTGTATCTCACTGAGATGAAAAACGCTATAAGCTGGAATTTATTCAACAACTTCAGCGAGGTGACCCCAATGTCTATCCGTTTAGAAGCTCTGTTTTGCTCTACAGTGCCACCAAACTATCGAGCCTAAACCTAGAGAAAAATTGGGAGTTGCTGAGTGGGTAAGCTGCTGGATTTCCTTGGGTCAAACCAACTTATAGAGCGACGACGATCGTCCTCAGTCCAATCTACCTTGGTCACAGCGGATCAAGTAATCAAAACAAGCAATCCATCCGTTCAGTAGAAGCTCGAATATCACGGATTGCTTCATCGGTTCGAGCTTGAGACTCTGGAGAATGCTGATTTGCTTGCTGT includes these proteins:
- a CDS encoding ABC transporter substrate-binding protein is translated as MTTQLQPVKFLVISLLLSWLTIACSQPVSQSPASPDSSSPAAQASSPETTASPTAPAAEISRVVALTSLSADIIHRLDSTKLVGISGSRLLAKNPAMKDIPRVSEGQTPPSLEKIVALKPDLVIGAAGFHDQILAKLKELGIRTLTTEVRDWQALQTLTRDLARAIQADPEPLLNAYQTFLSSKPTNAGSTLVLVSAQPILSPNKTSWAGDLLTQFQIKNLAADLQGQSPQRGYVTLSPEKVLEANPEVLILVDVGDGTVEKLKAAPFWKQLRAVANDRVYVFDYYGLVNPGSIDAIQKACQQLQQVATAKS